Proteins encoded together in one uncultured Desulfobacter sp. window:
- the dprA gene encoding DNA-processing protein DprA, translating to MTPCPDTYLPWFLLTELPGLSPRVVKKLLHHFKTPEAVLAASKTQLSSVPDISSRVIKTILEHKTFESDAQKRLTRAQDSGYRVVVLTEPDYPALLKEIPDPPSLLFYDGRFDISAPCISIVGSRNATRYGMDTAYYLAHRLTAFGFTIVSGMALGIDTAAHKGALDNDTGQTLAILGSGLDYIYPRHNRPLYCRIRKQGAVISEFPPDTAPLPGNFPRRNRIIAGLSCGTVVVEAAQKSGSLITARLAGEYNREVFAVPGSIKSSKSRGTHHLIKQGARLIENEMDIIDELSQFVHAENNRPSYEPTKKLPTMDKIQTMVYKNLDLYPEHIDHITASCGLTSAQVSAALLDLELSGLIVRHPGNKFSILEE from the coding sequence ATGACGCCCTGTCCGGACACATATCTGCCCTGGTTTCTTTTAACAGAACTGCCGGGTTTAAGTCCCCGTGTAGTTAAAAAACTGCTCCATCATTTTAAAACCCCCGAAGCCGTTTTAGCGGCATCTAAAACACAACTTTCGTCTGTCCCGGATATATCTTCCAGGGTCATAAAAACCATCCTTGAACACAAAACTTTTGAATCGGATGCCCAAAAACGTCTTACCCGGGCCCAGGATTCTGGATACCGGGTTGTGGTGTTAACTGAACCTGACTACCCTGCCCTGCTCAAAGAAATCCCCGATCCTCCCTCCCTTTTATTTTATGATGGTAGATTTGATATAAGTGCACCCTGTATCTCGATTGTGGGGTCACGAAATGCGACCCGATACGGCATGGATACAGCCTACTACCTTGCACATCGCCTTACGGCATTTGGTTTTACCATTGTATCCGGTATGGCATTGGGCATTGATACCGCTGCCCACAAAGGCGCACTTGACAATGATACCGGGCAGACACTGGCAATTCTCGGATCAGGCCTTGATTATATCTATCCCAGGCACAACAGGCCGTTATACTGCCGGATTAGAAAACAGGGGGCGGTTATTTCAGAATTTCCCCCGGACACAGCCCCGTTGCCCGGCAATTTCCCCCGGCGCAACAGGATCATTGCAGGCCTGTCCTGCGGCACGGTCGTGGTTGAAGCCGCCCAAAAAAGCGGTTCTCTGATTACAGCCCGATTAGCAGGAGAATATAATCGTGAGGTCTTTGCTGTCCCGGGCAGCATCAAATCATCAAAAAGCCGGGGAACCCACCATCTCATCAAACAGGGTGCCCGCCTCATTGAAAATGAGATGGACATCATTGATGAACTGTCCCAATTTGTCCATGCCGAAAATAATCGTCCCTCATATGAGCCAACAAAAAAACTGCCAACCATGGACAAAATCCAGACCATGGTATATAAAAACCTCGATCTTTACCCCGAACATATTGATCATATCACCGCATCATGCGGTCTGACGAGCGCCCAGGTGTCTGCAGCCCTACTTGACTTGGAATTATCAGGGCTTATTGTTCGTCATCCAGGCAATAAATTTTCAATCTTGGAGGAATAA
- the topA gene encoding type I DNA topoisomerase, producing MAKPLIIVESPTKIKTLKKYIGKDYNVAASAGHIRDLPVKNLGIDVDDNFKAKYVNIKDKSKVISNLKKTAGDTDEIFLAPDPDREGEAIAFHIMEILKKKDRKFHRVLIHELTKKGITDALSHPTQPDVDKYDAQQARRKLDRLVGYQISPLLWQKVQRGLSAGRVQSVAVKIICDREREIRAFKPEEYWTITADLEAANPPIFNAALIKISGKKAKITNGEQAHAIVADLEKANFIVREIKNKTIKRNPLPPFITSKLQQDAINRLRFSAKKTMVVAQQLYEGIEIGSGGPEGLITYMRTDSTRIAPEAAQEALGLIRQSYGDEYALDAPRFFKNKNKAQDAHEAVRPTSVHNTPENLKKFLSPDQFKLYDLIWKRFVASQMAQALIDQKSILIEATEKYLFSVSGSTTRFDGFMRLYATEEKNKEKGIQALPPVEPKEPLATRKINPDQHFTKPPPRFSEASLVKELEKNGIGRPSTYASIIAVIQDKGYVELIKRYFTPSELGFIVNDLLVGAFPNLLDISFTAQMETNLDDVEQGKLNEVELLKTFYTDFKTTLDNAKDNMVSVKGVGIETDIKCPLCGKPVNIKIGRNGHFLACTGYPDCSFTSNYTRDEKGNIEIVERIQDSEPVKDCPECGKPMVQKDGRFGLFLACTGYPDCKHTESVFQENSSKDTGVPCPEKGCDGTIVEKRSKRGKIFYGCSKYPDCTFATWDKPVNENCPDCGSPYLLEKETKREGKIHKCPNRECGFKKSVLPVSEKEG from the coding sequence TTGGCAAAGCCGCTTATCATTGTCGAATCGCCAACCAAAATCAAAACCCTGAAAAAATATATCGGAAAGGATTATAATGTGGCAGCCAGTGCCGGCCACATCCGCGACCTTCCCGTGAAAAATCTCGGGATTGATGTGGACGACAATTTTAAGGCCAAATATGTCAATATAAAAGACAAATCAAAGGTCATATCCAATCTGAAAAAAACTGCCGGTGACACCGATGAAATTTTTCTGGCCCCTGACCCGGATCGCGAGGGGGAAGCCATTGCCTTTCATATCATGGAGATTCTGAAAAAAAAGGACCGTAAATTTCACCGGGTCCTTATCCATGAATTAACAAAAAAAGGGATTACCGATGCCCTGTCTCATCCAACCCAGCCGGATGTGGACAAATATGACGCCCAGCAGGCCAGAAGAAAACTGGACAGGCTGGTGGGCTATCAGATATCACCGCTGTTATGGCAAAAAGTCCAAAGAGGCCTTAGTGCAGGCCGGGTTCAGTCGGTGGCCGTTAAAATCATCTGTGACCGGGAGCGTGAAATCCGGGCGTTTAAGCCGGAAGAATACTGGACCATCACTGCGGACCTTGAAGCGGCAAACCCGCCCATTTTCAATGCGGCGTTAATAAAAATATCCGGAAAAAAAGCTAAGATCACTAATGGGGAGCAGGCCCATGCTATTGTGGCGGACCTTGAAAAAGCCAATTTCATCGTCCGGGAAATTAAAAACAAAACCATCAAGCGCAATCCGTTACCGCCGTTTATCACCAGTAAACTCCAGCAGGATGCCATTAACCGGCTGCGGTTCTCTGCCAAAAAAACCATGGTTGTGGCCCAGCAGCTATATGAAGGCATTGAAATAGGCAGCGGTGGGCCCGAAGGTCTGATAACTTACATGCGTACGGATTCCACCCGTATTGCCCCGGAAGCGGCCCAGGAGGCTTTGGGTCTTATCCGCCAATCCTACGGAGATGAGTATGCACTGGACGCCCCAAGATTTTTTAAAAATAAAAATAAGGCCCAGGATGCCCATGAGGCGGTCCGCCCCACCTCGGTCCACAACACCCCCGAAAATCTAAAAAAGTTTCTATCTCCGGACCAGTTTAAGCTCTATGACCTGATATGGAAACGATTTGTGGCCTCCCAGATGGCCCAGGCCCTAATCGACCAGAAATCCATTCTCATTGAAGCGACAGAGAAATATCTATTTTCCGTTTCAGGATCGACAACACGGTTTGACGGCTTCATGCGGTTGTATGCAACTGAGGAGAAAAACAAGGAAAAAGGAATCCAGGCCCTGCCGCCGGTAGAGCCCAAGGAGCCGTTGGCAACCCGTAAAATCAACCCAGACCAGCATTTTACCAAGCCCCCGCCCAGATTTTCAGAAGCATCCCTTGTCAAGGAACTTGAAAAAAACGGAATCGGCAGGCCATCCACCTATGCGTCCATTATTGCCGTAATTCAGGATAAAGGCTATGTGGAGCTGATCAAACGATATTTCACTCCAAGCGAACTTGGCTTTATTGTCAATGATCTTCTGGTTGGCGCATTCCCCAACCTTTTAGATATTTCATTCACGGCCCAGATGGAGACCAATCTTGATGATGTTGAACAGGGAAAACTTAATGAAGTTGAACTGCTAAAAACATTTTACACCGATTTTAAAACCACTTTGGATAATGCCAAAGACAATATGGTCTCGGTTAAGGGCGTCGGCATTGAAACCGATATCAAATGTCCTTTATGCGGAAAACCCGTTAATATCAAAATCGGCAGAAACGGGCATTTTCTGGCCTGTACAGGATACCCCGACTGCAGTTTTACCAGTAACTACACACGGGATGAAAAAGGCAACATCGAGATTGTTGAAAGAATCCAGGACAGTGAACCGGTCAAGGACTGTCCTGAATGCGGCAAGCCCATGGTGCAAAAAGACGGCAGATTCGGATTGTTTTTGGCCTGCACCGGATATCCGGACTGCAAACACACCGAATCCGTGTTTCAGGAGAACTCCAGCAAAGACACAGGTGTCCCCTGTCCTGAAAAAGGGTGCGACGGAACAATTGTGGAAAAACGTTCAAAACGTGGCAAAATATTCTACGGGTGTTCCAAATATCCGGACTGTACCTTTGCCACCTGGGACAAACCGGTCAATGAAAACTGTCCGGACTGCGGCAGCCCCTACCTTCTGGAAAAAGAGACAAAGCGGGAAGGCAAAATCCACAAATGCCCAAATCGTGAATGCGGATTTAAAAAAAGTGTTTTACCTGTTTCCGAAAAAGAAGGTTAA
- a CDS encoding PilZ domain-containing protein — protein MTDTFLKNSALLDEIMSEVRSLNEDLQKDLLEYIRNIKEPRSYPRVDKPIEIDVLIGDNVIQSNAGNMSASGVLVKSSLKPDVGVPAKIVFALPGQSRPFKLNGVVARTDSGGIGIYFSEMTPYARKHLNDLLKRL, from the coding sequence TTGACGGATACATTTTTAAAAAACAGTGCGCTCCTGGATGAGATAATGTCGGAAGTCCGTTCCCTGAACGAAGACCTTCAAAAGGATCTCCTTGAGTATATTCGAAATATCAAGGAGCCCAGATCTTATCCCCGTGTGGATAAACCCATTGAAATAGATGTTTTGATCGGTGATAATGTCATACAATCTAATGCCGGAAATATGAGTGCTTCCGGCGTGTTGGTAAAATCCAGCTTAAAGCCGGATGTCGGGGTTCCGGCAAAGATCGTCTTTGCCCTGCCCGGTCAGTCCCGGCCTTTTAAACTTAACGGTGTCGTGGCCAGAACGGATTCAGGCGGGATTGGGATATATTTTTCCGAGATGACACCCTATGCCAGAAAACACCTGAACGATTTACTTAAAAGGCTTTAA
- a CDS encoding glutamate--tRNA ligase family protein, whose product MQEQSIIFENSSPLCLSNVPTHPISRLAPTPSGFLHLGNAVNFLMTWAIVRSRKGRLHLRIDDMDGIRFRPDVLEDVFTSLDWLGLDWDTGPTGPDDFYKNFSLHKKKEYYRDRLQALTLNKADKAGQHTFVCRCSRASIKKISPSGLYPGTCRYAGLAFEPGRHAIRLKVSKDTIIVVNNQSIDLAGTFGDFVVWRKDDQPSYHLASLLEDEQGSSNFIVRGKDLFLSTAAQIYLAKCFGFTSFPVCRFLHHGLVLGSKGEKLSKSRGAYALKDLRQSGGSFAGAVKTAARVLGVKHNEISTAQDLKQSLIW is encoded by the coding sequence GTGCAGGAACAATCCATAATTTTTGAAAATAGTTCGCCTTTGTGTTTGTCTAATGTGCCGACCCATCCGATTTCCCGTCTGGCGCCAACGCCCAGTGGTTTTTTGCACCTGGGCAATGCCGTGAATTTTTTAATGACATGGGCCATTGTCAGAAGCCGTAAAGGACGCCTTCATCTGCGAATTGATGATATGGATGGTATCCGTTTCAGGCCCGATGTACTGGAAGATGTTTTTACAAGTTTAGATTGGTTGGGGCTGGACTGGGATACAGGACCAACAGGGCCGGATGATTTTTATAAAAATTTTTCTTTGCACAAAAAAAAGGAGTATTACCGGGACAGGTTGCAGGCCCTGACCCTGAATAAAGCAGACAAAGCAGGTCAGCATACCTTTGTGTGCCGGTGCAGCCGGGCATCCATAAAAAAAATATCTCCCAGTGGGTTGTATCCGGGCACATGCCGATATGCAGGGCTTGCTTTTGAACCCGGTCGTCATGCTATCCGCTTAAAAGTGTCCAAGGATACCATCATCGTGGTCAACAATCAGTCCATTGATCTGGCCGGTACATTTGGTGATTTTGTAGTCTGGCGCAAGGATGATCAACCCAGTTATCACCTGGCAAGCCTTTTGGAAGATGAACAAGGCAGTAGCAATTTCATTGTCCGGGGGAAGGACCTGTTTTTATCCACGGCAGCCCAGATTTATCTTGCCAAGTGTTTTGGTTTCACGTCATTTCCGGTATGCAGGTTTCTGCATCACGGGCTTGTTCTTGGAAGTAAAGGCGAAAAGTTGTCAAAGTCAAGGGGGGCGTATGCCCTCAAAGACTTGAGGCAATCGGGGGGCTCTTTTGCCGGTGCCGTAAAAACAGCCGCCCGGGTTTTAGGTGTGAAACACAATGAAATTTCTACCGCACAAGATTTAAAACAATCATTGATTTGGTGA
- a CDS encoding 4Fe-4S dicluster domain-containing protein, producing the protein MTGCIFDIKKYAIHDGPSIRTTLFFKGCPLRCPWCHNPEGIFSDIQRIHHAKICVGCGQCIDQCSAGALSFKGDEIARDKVLCTGCGHCADICPALSHETLGKAMDVDQILTEIEKIFHIH; encoded by the coding sequence ATGACGGGGTGTATTTTTGACATCAAAAAATACGCCATCCATGATGGTCCCAGCATCAGAACTACGCTCTTCTTCAAGGGCTGTCCCCTAAGATGCCCTTGGTGCCACAATCCGGAAGGCATTTTTTCTGACATCCAGCGAATCCATCATGCAAAGATATGTGTCGGGTGCGGCCAGTGCATAGATCAGTGCAGTGCAGGGGCGTTGTCCTTTAAAGGAGATGAAATCGCCAGGGACAAGGTATTGTGTACCGGATGCGGACATTGTGCAGATATCTGCCCTGCCCTATCCCATGAAACCTTGGGCAAGGCCATGGATGTGGATCAAATTTTAACAGAAATTGAAAAGATATTCCATATCCATTGA
- a CDS encoding pyruvate formate lyase family protein: MKRYSISIERALIETHFYQENAGRYSLPVLRAKFFKTLCREKTIYIGEKELIVGERGPAPKRTFRNLKGLPQGDETRTCPPFMKSD, translated from the coding sequence TTGAAAAGATATTCCATATCCATTGAGCGTGCTTTAATCGAAACCCACTTTTATCAGGAGAATGCCGGGCGCTATTCCCTGCCCGTGCTCCGGGCAAAATTTTTTAAAACCTTGTGCCGGGAAAAAACAATATATATCGGCGAAAAAGAGCTGATCGTTGGAGAACGAGGGCCGGCGCCGAAGAGAACTTTTAGAAATCTCAAGGGTCTGCCGCAAGGTGACGAAACACGCACCTGCCCCCCTTTTATGAAAAGCGATTAA
- a CDS encoding pyruvate formate lyase family protein, with the protein MDKKKAKELLACLWIKINNHTAPPKVGVTAKESGTYNAFTQINLGGVKADGSDGSREVSFMALEVADELALLQPQPSVHFSTRTPERFLDAADRVIKKGYGYTSVFNTDTVIMEQVGMGKTLEDARQGGTSGCIETGCFGKEAYILTGYLNIAKILEITLNNGIEPLSNEMVGIETGDPLAFSGFEELYAAFQAQLEYIVDLKIKVNNYIERMYAAYCPAPLLSCVIEGCIDKGKDYYNAGPKYNTNYIQCCGIGTVTDSLLPAIDGKPNTKGTVYRLNMLSTTCHVYFGKMLGATPQRQVGPHAGIRWHLALPRRG; encoded by the coding sequence ATTGACAAAAAAAAAGCCAAGGAACTTCTGGCCTGCCTTTGGATAAAAATAAATAACCATACCGCACCGCCCAAGGTCGGGGTGACCGCCAAAGAGAGCGGCACCTACAACGCTTTCACCCAGATCAACCTCGGCGGAGTTAAAGCCGACGGCAGTGACGGATCCAGAGAAGTTTCCTTCATGGCCCTGGAGGTGGCGGACGAACTTGCTCTGCTCCAGCCCCAGCCATCCGTACACTTCAGTACCAGAACCCCGGAACGATTCCTGGATGCAGCGGACCGGGTCATCAAAAAAGGCTATGGATATACATCCGTGTTCAACACAGACACTGTCATCATGGAACAGGTGGGCATGGGTAAAACCCTGGAAGACGCCAGGCAAGGTGGTACCAGCGGATGCATTGAGACCGGATGTTTCGGCAAAGAAGCCTATATCCTCACCGGCTATCTCAATATTGCCAAAATCCTTGAAATCACGCTGAACAATGGGATTGAACCCCTATCCAATGAGATGGTGGGTATTGAAACAGGGGATCCCTTAGCATTTTCCGGCTTTGAGGAACTTTATGCGGCCTTCCAGGCCCAGCTTGAATATATTGTGGATTTAAAAATCAAAGTGAATAATTACATAGAGCGCATGTATGCGGCATACTGCCCGGCACCGCTGCTCTCCTGTGTGATTGAAGGGTGTATTGACAAAGGAAAAGATTATTATAATGCAGGTCCCAAGTACAACACCAACTATATTCAATGTTGCGGTATCGGGACGGTGACCGACAGCCTGTTGCCTGCCATTGACGGCAAACCCAACACCAAGGGTACTGTTTACCGGCTGAATATGCTTTCCACCACCTGCCATGTCTATTTCGGCAAAATGCTCGGTGCAACCCCCCAACGGCAGGTTGGCCCACACGCCGGAATCCGATGGCACCTCGCCCTCCCACGGCGCGGATAA
- a CDS encoding glycine radical domain-containing protein encodes MIKSLSKMDQARSGGTLLNHRFLPSILATDKDLKKLTARIRTYFGLGGHHIQFNVMDTKTLRAGYSDYFVDLDKDHQEEIISRTAQQMHYTT; translated from the coding sequence GTGATTAAATCACTTTCCAAAATGGACCAGGCCAGATCCGGCGGAACACTGCTCAACCATCGTTTTCTGCCTTCGATACTGGCCACAGATAAGGACTTAAAAAAACTGACCGCCCGGATCCGTACCTATTTCGGGCTTGGGGGCCACCATATCCAGTTCAACGTGATGGACACCAAGACGCTGAGGGCGGGTTACAGTGACTATTTCGTAGACCTTGATAAAGATCACCAGGAGGAGATCATCAGCCGGACAGCGCAGCAGATGCACTATACAACATAA
- a CDS encoding universal stress protein, translating into MKLIVGYKRGTNQAENLLELALKRAQLFNATVLIVTIMPEGMEKDQDLINETEAGLEKAKTHFDRKNITCETHLLIRGIDPGDDLVNFAKETQADEVIIGVKNRTKVGKLLLGSTAQAVVLNAHCPVVTMK; encoded by the coding sequence ATGAAACTTATCGTGGGCTACAAACGTGGCACAAACCAGGCGGAAAATCTTCTCGAACTTGCATTGAAACGGGCGCAACTTTTTAATGCAACCGTATTGATCGTTACCATAATGCCCGAGGGTATGGAAAAGGATCAGGACCTGATCAATGAGACTGAAGCCGGGCTGGAAAAGGCCAAAACCCATTTTGACAGGAAGAATATTACCTGTGAAACCCATTTACTGATTCGCGGCATTGATCCCGGGGATGATCTGGTTAATTTTGCAAAGGAAACCCAGGCCGACGAAGTGATTATCGGTGTGAAAAACAGAACCAAGGTGGGGAAGCTGCTGTTAGGTTCCACAGCCCAGGCCGTGGTTCTCAATGCCCATTGTCCGGTGGTTACAATGAAATAG
- the bamA gene encoding outer membrane protein assembly factor BamA yields the protein MKRFCSGAVSVVFVACLLLGLAATAFGKNADKVSDINLIVNCPPEKQAFWQSVASSFIPLNVGEDYSLAAMDAAIQALKESQLFEVIHVPDPEKTEQGMVLAFELTPFFRIKDIDIKNAFPLFEQEVLNVMTIKAGGVYDVQKMANQAPRVEKLFHQQGFYAPKVNISAEKEDDYYVVEVDIDKGPFHRIRKVVFKGNEHIGQARLRLMTGIWRTSLLPWQGNRFTNKKMKEDIKKVMQFYRKKGYADVQVTAQPLPVKGSDSLDVVFTIDEGPLYKIDIEGNASMYTWTLKKELLLQDKGNKNDFALKKSMRNIRKRYENKGFQDVNVQDENVPSQKPDMRQVNIVIDEGVKYIVSELKISGADSLSLKELKKNILTEKKGAFSKAELKDDLKAVKAFYVTKGFTKARVNKKVKISDAPNKREKQVAVEIIIKEGPRTKVEQVNIEGLSVMALDEGRDVMAMKVGIWYDSALIEDDISALQQKVSEKGYPHVQVKAKSKFSKDKTRIRITYHVDPGPKVVVGKIFYAGNLRMKTKELEDELEIVEGEPFSMIKIVESRRNIQDLSAVDTVRIRVAGLKNRQSEVDLIVEISEKKPYYVELAGGYDTARHVYVETGIGDNDFLGHNLNAQVGFEWSQVGYGVDFSLTEPRFLSTRFSSTSKVYTKENEAFNKEYGTRSYGLSQTFLRNFSNKKISFSLGGGYEYRDQYLRVDRELDDDEKDDYGVRHIGQVNTGITWRTTDSLVRPTKGLLATTTFDLFKGVGSSQDDFYKYGMELRYYWSVSEDLVVAMRGRYGSMGTYGRNSHIADGYLYYLGGASTVRGFDENMLQYDDDDSAVGGRSMMLGSVEARYDLGLNYEFALFFDTGALTRIQEPGISESFRSSVGVGLRRQTPVGPISLLYGWKLNPRSDESDGCFYFSMGYTF from the coding sequence TTTAAACGTCGGGGAGGATTATTCCCTGGCGGCCATGGATGCGGCGATCCAGGCGTTAAAGGAATCCCAGCTATTTGAAGTGATCCATGTACCGGATCCCGAAAAGACAGAACAAGGTATGGTGCTTGCCTTTGAATTGACCCCGTTTTTCAGGATAAAGGATATTGATATTAAAAATGCGTTCCCCTTGTTTGAGCAGGAAGTGCTGAACGTAATGACCATCAAGGCCGGCGGCGTTTATGACGTTCAGAAAATGGCAAACCAGGCCCCGCGGGTTGAAAAGCTTTTCCATCAACAGGGATTTTATGCGCCAAAGGTGAATATATCTGCCGAGAAAGAGGACGATTATTACGTTGTTGAGGTAGATATTGACAAAGGACCTTTCCACAGGATCCGCAAAGTGGTGTTTAAAGGTAATGAACATATCGGCCAGGCCCGTCTTAGATTAATGACCGGGATCTGGCGGACATCTCTGTTACCGTGGCAGGGCAACCGGTTTACAAACAAAAAAATGAAAGAAGATATCAAGAAGGTCATGCAGTTTTACCGGAAAAAAGGGTATGCCGATGTCCAGGTGACGGCACAACCGTTACCGGTCAAAGGCAGTGACAGCCTGGACGTCGTTTTTACAATTGATGAAGGACCGCTGTACAAAATTGATATCGAGGGCAACGCGTCTATGTATACCTGGACTTTGAAAAAAGAACTATTACTCCAGGACAAGGGAAACAAAAACGATTTTGCCTTGAAAAAAAGCATGCGCAATATCCGAAAACGGTATGAAAACAAAGGATTTCAAGATGTAAACGTTCAAGATGAGAACGTTCCCTCCCAAAAACCGGATATGCGGCAGGTTAATATCGTTATAGACGAAGGGGTGAAGTACATCGTGTCTGAGCTGAAAATCAGCGGCGCTGATTCCTTGTCTTTAAAAGAACTTAAAAAAAATATTTTGACTGAAAAAAAAGGCGCTTTCAGTAAGGCAGAGCTCAAAGATGATCTCAAAGCGGTTAAGGCATTTTATGTTACCAAAGGGTTTACAAAAGCCCGGGTAAATAAAAAAGTTAAGATTAGTGATGCGCCGAATAAGCGTGAAAAACAGGTTGCCGTTGAGATTATTATAAAGGAAGGTCCCAGAACAAAAGTGGAACAGGTAAATATCGAGGGGCTTTCCGTCATGGCTTTGGATGAGGGCCGTGATGTTATGGCCATGAAAGTAGGGATCTGGTATGACAGTGCTCTTATTGAAGATGATATCTCAGCGTTGCAGCAAAAAGTCTCAGAAAAAGGTTATCCCCATGTCCAGGTGAAAGCTAAGTCTAAATTTTCCAAAGACAAAACCCGTATCCGGATCACCTATCATGTGGACCCGGGGCCCAAAGTGGTCGTGGGCAAAATTTTTTATGCCGGAAACCTGCGGATGAAAACTAAAGAGCTTGAAGATGAGTTGGAAATCGTTGAGGGAGAACCGTTTTCCATGATCAAGATTGTGGAGTCCCGCAGAAATATCCAGGATCTTAGTGCCGTGGATACCGTGAGAATTAGAGTCGCGGGCCTGAAAAACAGGCAGTCCGAGGTTGATCTGATTGTGGAGATATCCGAAAAAAAACCCTATTATGTTGAACTGGCCGGCGGATATGATACCGCCCGGCATGTGTACGTGGAAACCGGCATCGGGGATAATGATTTTTTGGGCCATAATTTGAATGCCCAGGTCGGTTTTGAGTGGAGCCAGGTGGGGTACGGCGTGGATTTTTCCTTGACCGAACCCAGATTTTTGTCCACGCGCTTTAGTTCCACAAGTAAGGTCTATACAAAAGAGAACGAGGCGTTTAACAAAGAATACGGCACCCGAAGTTATGGCCTGTCCCAGACGTTTTTGCGTAATTTTAGCAATAAAAAAATCAGTTTCTCCCTGGGGGGGGGCTATGAATACCGGGATCAATATTTAAGGGTGGATCGTGAGCTTGATGATGATGAAAAGGACGATTACGGCGTTCGTCATATCGGCCAGGTGAATACCGGTATTACCTGGCGTACCACCGATTCCCTTGTCCGCCCGACAAAGGGGTTGCTTGCAACGACCACCTTTGATCTGTTTAAAGGTGTCGGCTCAAGTCAGGATGATTTTTATAAATACGGTATGGAACTGCGTTATTATTGGTCGGTCTCCGAGGATCTGGTTGTCGCCATGCGCGGCCGCTACGGGAGTATGGGGACTTATGGGCGCAATAGCCATATTGCCGATGGGTATCTCTATTATCTGGGGGGCGCCTCAACGGTGCGAGGGTTTGATGAAAACATGTTGCAGTATGACGACGACGACAGTGCTGTGGGGGGGCGCTCCATGATGCTGGGTTCTGTGGAAGCCCGGTACGATCTGGGATTAAATTATGAATTTGCCCTGTTTTTTGATACTGGTGCTTTAACCCGGATCCAAGAGCCGGGCATCTCGGAATCATTCCGGAGCAGTGTTGGGGTCGGCCTGCGCCGCCAGACTCCCGTGGGACCGATCAGTCTTCTATACGGCTGGAAATTGAATCCCAGATCTGATGAAAGTGATGGGTGTTTTTATTTTTCCATGGGCTATACTTTTTAA